A genomic region of Spea bombifrons isolate aSpeBom1 chromosome 9, aSpeBom1.2.pri, whole genome shotgun sequence contains the following coding sequences:
- the RPS29 gene encoding 40S ribosomal protein S29 has protein sequence MGHQQLYWSHPRKFGQGSRSCRVCSNRHGLIRKYGLNMCRQCFRQYAKDIGFVKLD, from the exons ATGGGTCACCAGCAGCTTTACTGGAGCCACCCTAGGAAATTCGGCCAAGGATCCCGCTCCTG CCGTGTGTGCTCAAACAGGCATGGATTGATCCGTAAATATGGCCTAAACATGTGCCGTCAGTGCTTCAGGCAGTATGCAAAGGACATCGGCTTTGTCAAG